From Carettochelys insculpta isolate YL-2023 chromosome 22, ASM3395843v1, whole genome shotgun sequence, one genomic window encodes:
- the ZNF628 gene encoding zinc finger protein 628 — MVGAQQLEMAEMQPAPVPQPGASDHQYECLECGKVFKWSSRLIHHQRTHTGERPYKCSECPKAFKGSSALLYHQRSHTGERPYKCADCGKAFKRSSLLQIHQSVHTGLRAFKCALCGMAFKWSSHYQYHVRQHTGERPYKCTLCEKAFKNSSSLRRHRNIHTGERPYVCTACGKAFTQSTNLRQHQRIHTGERPYQCTECPKTFTHSSNLLLHQRTHAGGRAHKCQTCGKAFISDAYLQKHLQTHVAKPLAPFGEAELACTPAELFLAPAEPVETVEMLWKCGECELTFPSEELLLGHQQSHLAPTVPADPPLPPLYACATCGKAFKNGSGLARHQHSHVVERPYKCSICEKTFVQLSSLLGHQRSHPAEQQLIQAEAEVTCPQTMAEPAPPPVPPEAAERPYKCTECGKAFKGSSGLRYHLRDHTGERPYKCSECGKAFKRSSLLSIHQRVHTGLRAFKCAECGLTFKWSSHYQYHLRLHTGERPYSCSDCGKAFKNTSCLRRHRQLHTGERPFACLVCGKAFTQTSNLRQHQRTHTGERPYSCQECGKSFTHSSNLQLHQRTHSSERPFKCSVCAKGFVMASYLQRHLRTHAAEAKGEGPAPGLSAPAATQEVHIVPNLQATLNLEVGSAPSAPNSQTFLLVQTAQGLQLIPSVQQSPQKLLLLPSPQLVPTQQKVSILQNTPNFTLVPSGPVAPNKPASRQQSKARKPAAPANPQNIILVPGGGPALPSVQIQALPGAQRAPVLPAGQNIIVLQNVAEQPPADASGVQIQAQPPEVASIQLQALPLPPAEASHGQPLPQPPELGSMQLQTLVQPPPAGGEEPLPCSSTLSGTVGSGPEVPGLQESQDLLVVQSGPGEELLSSGGEVGVHLETLQTEEGVQSVLVLRGADGEQTRLCVQEVENLQELPPDNGVAGLAPSSGQKLFIIRSAPGEQTLQVLENVGSGSGAVRGGSTGGQPSPTSTQMVQLLPSSVPTPQELPSIQIVQTVPSVQLVHTF, encoded by the coding sequence ATggtgggagcccagcagctggaAATGGCGGAGATGCAGCCAGCACCGGTGCCGCAGCCAGGTGCCAGTGACCACCAATATGAGTGCCTGGAGTGTGGCAAGGTGTTCAAGTGGTCGTCGCGGTTGATTCACCACCAGCGCACACATACGGGCGAGCGCCCCTACAAGTGCTCTGAGTGCCCCAAGGCCTTCAAGGGCTCGTCGGCACTGCTCTATCACCAGCGCAGCCACACGGGCGAGCGCCCCTACAAGTGCGCCGACTGCGGTAAGGCCTTCAAGCGCTCCTCGCTGTTACAGATCCACCAGAGTGTGCACACAGGCCTGCGGGCCTTCAAGTGTGCTCTGTGTGGCATGGCCTTCAAGTGGTCGTCGCACTACCAATACCACGTGCGCCAGCACACAGGTGAGCGCCCCTACAAGTGCACGCTGTGCGAGAAGGCCTTCAAGAACTCCTCCAGCCTGCGCCGCCACCGGAACATCCACACCGGCGAGCGGCCCTACGTCTGCACTGCATGTGGGAAGGCCTTCACGCAGTCCACCAACTTGCGGCagcaccagcgcatccacacTGGCGAGCGCCCCTACCAGTGCACCGAATGCCCCAAGACCTTCACCCACTCCTCCAACCTGCTGCTGCACCAGCGCACCCATGCTGGGGGCCGAGCTCACAAGTGTCAGACCTGCGGCAAGGCCTTCATCTCGGATGCCTACCTGCAGAAACACCTGCAGACACATGTGGCCAAGCCACTGGCACCCTTCGGTGAGGCAGAGCTGGCCTGCACGCCGGCCGAgctcttcctggctccagctgagcCAGTGGAGACGGTGGAGATGCTGTGGAAGTGTGGGGAATGTGAGCTGACCTTCCCCAGCGAGGAGCTACTGCTGGGCCACCAGCAGAGTCATCTGGCCCCCACTGTGCCCGCTGATCCGCCCCTCCCACCGCTCTATGCCTGTGCCACCTGCGGCAAGGCCTTCAAGAATGGCTCGGGCCTGGCCCGCCACCAGCACAGCCACGTGGTCGAGCGCCCCTACAAGTGCTCCATCTGCGAGAAGACCTTTGtgcagctctccagcctgctgggGCACCAGCGCAGTCACCCGGCCGAGCAGCAGCTCatccaggctgaggctgaggtcACCTGTCCCCAGACCATGGCTgagccggccccgccccctgtGCCTCCTGAGGCGGCCGAGCGCCCCTACAAGTGCACGGAGTGTGGGAAGGCCTTCAAAGGCTCATCGGGCCTGCGCTACCACCTGCGTGACCACACGGGTGAGCGCCCCTACAAGTGCTCGGAGTGCGGCAAGGCCTTCAAGCGCTCCTCGCTGCTGTCCATCCATCAGCGTGTGCACACTGGCCTGCGGGCCTTCAAATGCGCCGAGTGCGGCCTCACCTTCAAGTGGTCCTCGCACTACCAGTACCACCTGCGCCTGCACACGGGCGAGCGCCCCTACAGCTGTTCCGACTGTGGCAAGGCCTTCAAGAACACCTCGTGCCTGCGGCGCCACCGCCAGCTGCACACAGGCGAGCGCCcctttgcctgcctggtgtgcGGCAAGGCCTTCACCCAGACTTCCAACCTGCGGCAGCACCAACGCACGCACACTGGCGAGCGCCCCTACAGCTGCCAGgagtgcggcaagagcttcaCCCACTCCTCCAACCTACAGCTCCACCAGCGCACGCACTCCAGCGAGCGCCCCTTCAAGTGCTCTGTCTGCGCCAAAGGCTTTGTCATGGCTTCCTACCTGCAGCGCCACCTGCGCACCCATGCTGCTGAGGCCAAGGGTGAGGGCCCGGCCCCGGGCCTTTCCGCCCCAGCTGCCACTCAGGAGGTGCACATTGTGCCCAACCTGCAGGCCACCCTCAACCTGGAGGTGGGCAGCGCCCCCAGTGCCCCCAACTCACAGACCTTCCTGCTGGTGCAGAcggcccaggggctgcagctcatCCCCAGTGTCCAGCAGAGCCCCCagaagctgctgctcctgcccagcccccagctggtgccCACACAGCAAAAAGTGTCCATCCTCCAGAACACTCCGAATTTCACACTGGTGCCTAGcggccctgtggccccaaacaAGCCTGCTTCGCGCCAGCAGAGCAaggccaggaagccagcagcaccagccaacCCCCAGAACATCATCCTGGTGCCGGGAGGTGGACCAGCACTGCCCAGCGTGCAGATCCAAGCACTGCCGGGCGCACAGCGGGCACCGGTCCTCCCAGCTGGGCAGAACATCATTGTGCTGCAGAATgtggctgagcagccccctgcAGATGCGTCTGGTGTCCAGATCCAGGCTCAGCCTCCAGAGGTGGCCAGCATCCAGCTGCAGGCCTTGCCACTGCCCCCTGCGGAGGCATCGCACGggcagcctctgccccagcccccagaacTAGGCAGCATGCAGCTGCAAACCCTGgtgcagcctcccccagcagggggtgaGGAACCTCTGCCTTGCTCCTCAACACTTTCGGGCACTGTGGGTTCTGGGCCAGAGGTGCCGGGCCTGCAGGAGAGCCAGGACCTGTTGGTGGTGCAGAGTGGGCCAGGGGAGGAACTGCTGAGCTCAGGTGGTGAGGTGGGTGTACACCTGGAGACGCTGCAGacggaggagggggtgcagagtgtGCTGGTGCTGCGTGGCGCCGACGGTGAGCAGACCCGACTCTGTGTGCAGGAAGTGGAAAACCTGCAGGAACTGCCCCCGGACAATGGGGTAGCGGGCCTGGCACCATCCTCAGGGCAGAAGCTCTTCATCATCCGCAGCGCACCTGGTGAGCAGACTCTGCAAGTGCTGGAAAACGTGGGCTCTGGCAGTGGCGCAGTGCGGGGGGGCTCAACTGGTGGGCAGCCCTCCCCTACCAGCAcccagatggtgcagctgctgccaagCTCAGTGCCAACCCCACAGGAGCTGCCCTCCATCCAGATCGTGCAGACGGTACCCAGTGTGCAGCTGGTTCACACCTTCTGA